The proteins below are encoded in one region of Sphingobacterium sp. R2:
- a CDS encoding DKNYY domain-containing protein translates to MILAISFKTMLALLLLGSASDVYVDNSKYENSSAYIHQDQLGDGYAKIGGRIYYRGKEIVNANAGSFQFLGDGYAKDTWKVYFRGSILTDASPSTFQFLCDGYASDAWRVYFYGKPLLDATTSTFKTLGNGYSKDTWKVYYLGKEINGANASSFENLGRGYAKDHWNSYYRGEKNERFAGPTTQPLGGQYSKDNWSVFYKNQKVEGASASTFEYLDDGYAKDAWNLFYRGIKVEGGSPNSFKSIGNGYAVDPWAVYYQGIKVNGASASTFKALGGGYAKDSWTVFYRGQELKGASASTFEYLDNGYAGDAWSKFYKGKKLD, encoded by the coding sequence ATGATACTAGCTATTTCCTTCAAAACCATGCTCGCCCTTCTTCTGCTTGGCTCTGCCAGCGATGTCTATGTTGATAATAGCAAATACGAAAATAGCAGTGCCTATATCCATCAAGACCAGTTGGGAGACGGCTATGCCAAAATTGGCGGTCGTATTTACTATCGTGGTAAAGAAATTGTCAATGCCAATGCCGGTTCTTTTCAGTTTTTAGGTGATGGTTATGCAAAAGACACCTGGAAAGTCTATTTTCGGGGGTCAATTCTAACTGATGCCAGCCCATCTACTTTCCAATTTCTTTGCGACGGTTATGCTAGTGATGCTTGGAGAGTTTATTTTTATGGCAAGCCATTGTTGGACGCAACAACTTCCACCTTTAAGACACTGGGAAATGGTTACAGCAAAGATACGTGGAAAGTCTACTATTTAGGCAAGGAAATTAATGGGGCAAACGCTTCGAGCTTTGAAAATCTCGGTCGGGGGTATGCGAAAGATCATTGGAACAGCTATTATAGGGGCGAAAAGAACGAGAGATTTGCTGGTCCTACCACACAGCCTCTTGGTGGTCAATATTCCAAGGACAATTGGTCTGTTTTTTATAAAAATCAGAAAGTGGAAGGGGCTTCTGCTTCAACGTTTGAATACCTTGATGATGGCTATGCCAAAGACGCCTGGAATCTTTTTTACCGTGGAATTAAAGTCGAGGGCGGCAGCCCCAACTCTTTCAAATCAATCGGAAATGGCTATGCCGTAGACCCCTGGGCAGTCTATTATCAGGGAATAAAAGTTAACGGCGCTTCGGCATCCACCTTTAAAGCACTTGGGGGAGGGTATGCAAAAGACTCCTGGACGGTCTTCTATCGCGGCCAGGAGTTGAAAGGAGCGAGTGCTTCAACCTTTGAATATTTGGATAACGGCTATGCCGGGGATGCATGGAGCAAGTTTTATAAAGGGAAAAAATTGGATTGA
- a CDS encoding GNAT family N-acetyltransferase, with amino-acid sequence MEIRAASEADYAAILRIWENSVRATHDFLKEEDLQLYKRLIPTEYLPQLKVYVMDDDGQPAAFFAVSDDNLEMLFVDSAYRGKGIGTVALQHVLDKLEVYKVDVNEQNQQAVNFYLKKGYQLMGRSAVDGMGKPYPILHLHHESTINGSK; translated from the coding sequence ATGGAAATAAGAGCGGCAAGTGAAGCGGACTATGCGGCAATCCTGCGCATATGGGAAAATTCGGTTCGGGCAACACATGATTTTTTGAAGGAGGAGGATCTTCAGTTGTATAAGAGACTGATCCCAACCGAGTATTTACCACAATTAAAGGTATATGTAATGGATGACGATGGACAGCCTGCCGCTTTTTTCGCTGTCTCTGATGATAATCTGGAAATGTTATTTGTGGATTCAGCCTACAGGGGAAAAGGTATTGGGACTGTGGCACTGCAGCATGTACTCGATAAGCTGGAGGTGTATAAAGTTGATGTCAATGAGCAAAATCAGCAGGCTGTTAATTTTTATCTGAAAAAAGGATATCAGCTTATGGGGCGCTCAGCTGTAGATGGTATGGGCAAACCCTACCCGATCTTGCATTTACATCACGAGAGCACTATCAATGGATCGAAATAA
- a CDS encoding 3-hydroxyacyl-CoA dehydrogenase — protein sequence MDFKNITIAGSGVLGYQIAFQTAFHGYDVTVYDINDEVLEKAKAKFDLMAQAFEKDLHASQEQLASTFDRLSYDSNLASAVANADFLIEAVPENPAIKIGFYQELAKVAPEKTIFATNSSTLLPSQFAQETGRPEKFLALHFANEIWKHNTAEIMGHPGTDKTVFEQVVNFAKSIGMVALPLHKEQPGYIVNSLLVPLLSAATDLLVNEVADAQTIDKTWMVATGAPTGPFGILDIVGITTAYNINKMSAEATNDPIKIKTVAYLKEHFIDKNKLGVATGEGFYTYPNPAYQSPDFLK from the coding sequence ATGGACTTTAAAAATATAACAATTGCAGGAAGCGGTGTTTTAGGTTATCAGATCGCTTTCCAAACTGCTTTTCATGGCTATGATGTTACCGTATATGACATCAACGATGAGGTACTTGAAAAAGCAAAAGCTAAATTTGATCTTATGGCGCAGGCATTTGAGAAAGATCTTCATGCCAGTCAGGAACAACTGGCTTCAACCTTCGACAGACTCAGTTACGATTCAAACCTTGCTTCGGCAGTAGCAAACGCAGATTTTCTGATCGAAGCTGTTCCCGAAAACCCTGCCATTAAAATTGGTTTCTATCAGGAGTTAGCGAAAGTCGCTCCAGAGAAAACCATTTTTGCGACAAACTCCTCCACCCTACTACCAAGTCAGTTTGCCCAAGAAACTGGCCGTCCAGAGAAGTTCCTGGCGCTACATTTTGCCAATGAAATCTGGAAGCACAATACAGCAGAAATTATGGGCCATCCGGGTACAGACAAAACGGTATTTGAGCAGGTTGTAAACTTTGCAAAATCCATTGGCATGGTTGCCCTACCGCTGCATAAGGAGCAGCCTGGCTATATTGTAAACTCCTTACTTGTCCCATTACTTTCGGCAGCAACGGATCTTTTGGTCAACGAAGTAGCCGATGCCCAAACGATCGACAAGACTTGGATGGTTGCCACGGGAGCGCCAACAGGCCCCTTTGGCATACTCGATATCGTTGGCATCACAACAGCCTATAATATTAACAAAATGAGTGCCGAGGCAACCAATGATCCCATAAAGATAAAAACTGTAGCCTATCTCAAAGAACATTTTATAGACAAGAACAAATTAGGCGTCGCTACCGGGGAAGGGTTTTATACCTATCCCAATCCAGCCTATCAATCGCCAGACTTTTTGAAGTAA
- a CDS encoding GNAT family protein yields MHIESERLAIRPIMAEDSQAVLSYRSDKETNKYQGWIPKSLAEVDAFIAKNPGTFNLPESWFQLVMTDKSANTVIGDIGVHFFGAEHLQVELGCTIKKEFQQQGYAKEGLKTVMEALFRQYHKHRITASVAPENKASIQLLTSLGFRKEAHFVKSYFHNGRWEDDVVFAILAEEWNSTQ; encoded by the coding sequence ATGCATATTGAATCAGAAAGATTAGCGATTCGGCCCATTATGGCGGAGGATAGTCAGGCCGTATTGAGTTACCGCTCGGATAAAGAAACCAATAAATACCAGGGCTGGATTCCAAAATCCTTGGCAGAAGTCGATGCATTTATTGCAAAAAATCCGGGTACATTCAATCTTCCAGAGTCGTGGTTTCAGCTTGTTATGACCGACAAAAGTGCAAATACTGTAATCGGTGATATTGGTGTGCATTTCTTCGGTGCTGAACATCTACAGGTGGAATTGGGCTGTACCATAAAAAAAGAATTCCAGCAACAGGGATATGCGAAAGAAGGACTGAAAACAGTTATGGAGGCCCTGTTCCGTCAGTATCATAAACATCGGATCACGGCCTCGGTAGCCCCAGAAAATAAGGCATCCATACAGCTTTTAACAAGCTTGGGATTCCGAAAGGAAGCTCATTTTGTAAAAAGCTATTTCCATAACGGTCGATGGGAAGATGACGTGGTCTTTGCTATCCTTGCCGAAGAATGGAATTCAACACAATAA
- a CDS encoding VOC family protein translates to MIQGLYETHIQVRDLAKSVAFYTEVLGLRVAHRDPTRPIVFLWIGSGKEYMLGLWQEETNFQPRHFAFRADKEDILNYAVDYLKTRDLTPYNFLKDGIEAPMVFAWMPALAIYFNDPDGNQLEFIAVLEGEGRPELGVLSYADWIDRTTQ, encoded by the coding sequence ATGATACAAGGTTTATACGAAACGCATATTCAGGTGCGTGATTTAGCTAAATCTGTCGCATTTTATACAGAGGTATTGGGATTACGAGTGGCGCATCGCGATCCGACACGTCCCATTGTTTTTTTATGGATTGGATCCGGGAAAGAATATATGTTGGGGTTGTGGCAGGAAGAAACAAACTTTCAACCGAGACATTTTGCTTTTAGAGCGGATAAAGAAGATATCTTAAACTATGCCGTGGACTATCTGAAAACTCGTGACCTGACACCTTATAATTTTTTAAAAGATGGGATCGAAGCACCGATGGTCTTTGCATGGATGCCGGCATTGGCCATTTACTTTAATGATCCGGATGGCAACCAATTGGAGTTTATCGCAGTTTTGGAAGGGGAAGGTAGGCCCGAACTAGGCGTTCTGTCTTACGCGGATTGGATCGATCGTACAACACAATAA
- a CDS encoding DUF4180 domain-containing protein: MEITIIQLGDENIAEVKSSGVFIHNLDDGLQIMVDCGAQEAYKAIIYQENITDDFFELKTKLAGEILQKYTQYGFDIAIVGDFSRYNSKSLNDFIYESNKSKKINFVGTREEAIARFSKR; encoded by the coding sequence ATGGAAATCACTATTATTCAGCTAGGTGACGAAAACATTGCTGAAGTTAAAAGTTCAGGCGTCTTTATCCATAATCTCGATGATGGTCTACAGATTATGGTCGACTGTGGCGCGCAAGAAGCATACAAAGCAATTATTTATCAAGAGAACATCACAGACGATTTCTTCGAACTTAAAACAAAACTTGCCGGTGAAATTCTTCAGAAATATACGCAGTATGGGTTTGACATTGCCATCGTTGGCGATTTCTCCAGATACAACAGCAAAAGTCTAAACGATTTTATCTACGAAAGCAATAAATCAAAGAAAATCAATTTTGTAGGTACGCGTGAAGAAGCGATAGCCAGATTTTCAAAACGTTAA
- a CDS encoding DUF3050 domain-containing protein — protein sequence MNRIAEINEYIAAEREVLLQHPLYRKVKTIKNLRSFTEGHVYAVWDFMSLLKALQIKLTCTTLPWFASEHPSTRYLINEIVLAEESDEYIDGRRLSHFEMYLDAMSAMGADLHLINKFIANAKKSDNIFDVIAMTTLDKRIKDFLNFTFEVIAEGEVHKIAAVFTFGREDLIPGMFTSILEEIKANFPTANLDSFIYYFQRHIDLDGDEHGPLAMQMITDLAKDDEVKWTEMKEISKVALQKRIQLWNAIEDSLYG from the coding sequence ATGAATAGAATTGCGGAAATTAACGAATACATTGCTGCTGAACGCGAAGTATTATTGCAACACCCTTTATACCGTAAAGTCAAAACGATCAAAAATTTACGTTCTTTTACCGAAGGGCATGTGTATGCTGTATGGGATTTTATGTCTTTATTAAAAGCTTTACAGATCAAATTAACCTGTACCACACTTCCATGGTTCGCCAGTGAACATCCTTCAACGCGCTATTTGATTAATGAAATTGTATTGGCAGAAGAGTCGGATGAATATATCGATGGACGTCGATTAAGCCATTTTGAGATGTATCTCGACGCCATGTCTGCTATGGGGGCCGATCTCCATTTGATCAATAAATTTATTGCCAATGCCAAAAAATCGGATAATATATTCGATGTTATAGCAATGACAACATTGGATAAGCGAATCAAAGATTTTCTGAATTTTACATTTGAAGTGATTGCCGAGGGCGAGGTGCATAAAATTGCGGCGGTGTTTACCTTTGGACGTGAAGACCTCATCCCCGGAATGTTTACGTCTATTTTAGAAGAAATTAAAGCGAATTTCCCCACAGCCAATTTAGACAGTTTTATTTATTATTTTCAGCGGCATATTGATTTAGATGGTGACGAACACGGTCCATTGGCGATGCAGATGATTACAGATCTTGCGAAGGACGATGAGGTTAAATGGACGGAAATGAAGGAAATTAGTAAAGTTGCGCTGCAAAAAAGAATTCAACTGTGGAATGCAATTGAAGATTCCTTATATGGATAA
- a CDS encoding trans-aconitate 2-methyltransferase yields the protein MQKLYLQKPKPMFIKEKFIDRKDQQANKIFERRTLSSDYRTIIPLLSPGMKILDVGCGTGTLTNEVAAHIGDGTIIGLDNTGAFIDSGKELYASTRNLSLVCCNIFDYQPPHEFDLIITARTMQWLSDIPKALDLFKSWLKPAGQISILDYNHTTIEWNPAHQRACLNFIVLSLDGEKMQA from the coding sequence ATGCAAAAGCTATATTTACAAAAACCTAAACCCATGTTCATTAAAGAGAAATTTATCGACAGAAAGGATCAACAGGCCAATAAGATATTTGAAAGAAGGACATTATCTTCCGATTATAGAACGATTATTCCCTTACTGTCTCCGGGAATGAAAATATTGGATGTAGGCTGCGGTACAGGTACACTGACCAATGAGGTTGCGGCACATATCGGTGACGGGACAATAATCGGTCTGGATAACACTGGCGCTTTTATAGACAGTGGAAAGGAGCTGTATGCTAGCACTAGAAATTTAAGTCTTGTCTGCTGTAATATTTTCGACTACCAGCCGCCACATGAGTTTGACTTGATTATTACAGCGCGCACCATGCAGTGGTTAAGCGATATTCCTAAAGCACTGGATCTTTTCAAATCCTGGCTAAAGCCTGCTGGGCAAATTTCTATTTTAGATTACAACCATACCACGATCGAGTGGAATCCCGCTCACCAGAGAGCATGCTTGAATTTTATCGTACTTTCCTTAGATGGCGAGAAAATGCAGGCATGA
- a CDS encoding AraC family transcriptional regulator, giving the protein MSMRYFDFENSKYGFPLAMDAHRFEDNTDLIFEAEPHTINFFEIMFFEQGSGVAYTNEKRIDLCPGTILFAFPNQIKQYEFDKNSVKGFHLIFKPEFLESFFQDKTLVYKLPYFYNYSFSPYIVAATHDFEVFKILLSEIVFEIGTFRSDSPNMIRAFLASILLRLDRLFRAFHHIANEGSNNNLLTRFKMLMEEHVNSNLNCNQYADLLKIHRNELNRQIKAYTGHSPIHLIQRRKVQEIKQRLLLDEQSIAQIAVELHFSDPNNLSRFFKKLTGISPYAYKQKMQNDSFS; this is encoded by the coding sequence ATGAGTATGCGATATTTTGATTTTGAAAACAGTAAATACGGCTTTCCCTTAGCGATGGATGCCCATCGGTTTGAGGACAATACCGACCTGATTTTTGAAGCCGAACCACACACCATCAACTTTTTTGAGATCATGTTTTTTGAACAGGGAAGCGGGGTGGCATATACCAATGAAAAACGTATTGATCTATGCCCAGGAACCATTTTATTCGCTTTTCCCAATCAGATCAAGCAATATGAATTTGATAAAAATAGCGTCAAAGGATTCCATTTAATCTTCAAACCTGAGTTTTTGGAATCGTTCTTTCAGGATAAGACACTTGTATATAAACTACCCTATTTTTACAACTATTCATTTTCGCCCTATATTGTCGCAGCAACTCATGATTTCGAGGTATTTAAAATCCTGCTTTCCGAAATTGTTTTTGAGATCGGAACATTTCGATCCGACAGTCCCAATATGATTCGCGCATTCCTTGCCAGTATTTTACTGCGGCTGGATCGGCTATTTCGCGCATTTCACCATATAGCCAATGAAGGCTCGAACAATAATTTGCTGACGCGATTTAAAATGCTCATGGAAGAGCATGTCAACTCCAACCTGAACTGCAATCAATACGCGGACTTACTGAAAATACATCGCAATGAGCTGAATCGTCAAATTAAAGCTTATACGGGCCACAGTCCAATCCACCTAATCCAACGCCGAAAAGTTCAAGAAATCAAACAGCGGCTTCTCCTGGACGAGCAGTCTATCGCCCAAATTGCCGTTGAACTTCATTTCAGCGATCCTAATAATCTTTCCAGATTTTTTAAAAAACTAACGGGCATATCTCCTTACGCCTATAAGCAGAAAATGCAAAATGATAGTTTTTCATAA
- a CDS encoding RNA polymerase sigma factor, translating to MKLLLRKQETIRALENLRQGEERGLKFFYQKFYKHFLFRAHRATDDECTGESIAQEAFLRLWLFRENVHSETEIFDFLKVQVKSAIKAFYKKSKNKFQRSLLRLDSIEDYQEFMLGYELEEENEDDVLYIEQLELEKKKRMDQLNAILPNLNRDQQLFIRLCLKYSFNYERIAYYMGNISDYEVSLQIENAIEYLRAIVHSEEKMQLVAKPVEFKLNGEMTEEEAEVFRMRYELQYSFDKISEALQLDGGQVRTLFINAHAKIKSKKIA from the coding sequence ATGAAACTACTTTTACGAAAACAAGAGACCATACGCGCATTAGAAAACCTCCGCCAAGGGGAAGAAAGGGGGCTTAAATTCTTCTACCAAAAATTCTATAAACATTTCCTTTTTCGTGCACACCGCGCAACGGATGACGAATGTACAGGCGAAAGCATTGCCCAAGAGGCCTTTCTACGGCTTTGGCTGTTCCGAGAAAATGTACATTCCGAAACTGAAATCTTCGACTTTCTGAAAGTTCAGGTGAAGTCTGCCATTAAAGCTTTTTACAAAAAATCAAAAAATAAATTTCAGCGAAGCTTGCTGCGGCTCGATAGCATAGAGGATTATCAGGAGTTTATGCTGGGCTATGAACTGGAAGAGGAAAACGAAGACGATGTGCTCTATATCGAGCAACTGGAATTGGAAAAGAAGAAGAGAATGGACCAGCTTAATGCTATTCTTCCAAACCTCAACCGCGATCAACAACTTTTTATTCGTCTCTGCCTCAAATATAGTTTTAACTATGAACGTATCGCGTACTATATGGGGAACATATCAGATTATGAGGTTAGTCTACAAATTGAAAATGCAATCGAATACCTACGTGCCATCGTTCATAGTGAGGAGAAAATGCAGCTTGTAGCCAAGCCGGTCGAATTTAAGTTAAATGGTGAAATGACCGAAGAGGAAGCTGAAGTATTTCGCATGCGCTACGAATTGCAGTATTCCTTCGACAAAATTTCGGAAGCATTGCAGCTGGATGGGGGACAGGTAAGGACGTTGTTTATTAATGCGCACGCAAAAATTAAATCAAAAAAAATAGCATAA
- a CDS encoding helix-turn-helix domain-containing protein: protein MKLKVKKNCYTHESLQDTLSFFGVNCHRPYYISSGNPIFEYPSNAFRIDFYAICICTAGDITIEIDNQEYHFSKNRILVSAPTTIIKFSQVSANFRMKLIFFDKAFLLKHIVNPFFIEQLGFFKNSTFTIVISQDKQIDKLLKLIDYLKEVSLRTTHFTADIIRTVIFNLLLEIADELASKDQDPMESVQETNNLFYKFTDLVQRHSNQYKDVQYYADQLFISNKYLIQVVKRASGKTPHEIIDEHVLKEAYVLLGNPEKTISEISYEIGFNSISAFGRFFKKYATLSPSEYRKRQNM from the coding sequence ATGAAGCTTAAGGTGAAGAAAAACTGTTACACACACGAAAGTCTTCAAGATACCTTATCATTCTTTGGCGTAAATTGCCACCGCCCCTATTACATTTCTTCCGGTAATCCCATTTTTGAATACCCAAGCAATGCTTTTCGTATCGACTTCTATGCGATCTGTATCTGTACCGCAGGAGATATCACGATTGAAATCGATAATCAGGAATACCATTTTTCAAAAAATAGGATTCTCGTATCGGCACCGACAACAATTATCAAATTCTCACAAGTCAGTGCCAACTTTAGAATGAAGCTGATCTTCTTTGACAAAGCATTTCTTCTCAAACATATTGTCAATCCATTTTTTATTGAGCAACTGGGATTTTTTAAGAACTCGACTTTTACCATAGTCATTTCCCAAGACAAACAAATTGACAAGCTCTTAAAATTAATAGACTACCTCAAAGAAGTTTCTTTAAGAACAACGCATTTTACAGCAGATATCATCCGCACGGTTATTTTTAATCTCCTGTTAGAAATTGCCGACGAACTGGCATCTAAAGACCAAGATCCAATGGAGAGTGTACAGGAGACCAACAACTTGTTCTATAAGTTTACAGATCTGGTACAGCGACATAGCAACCAATACAAAGACGTACAATATTACGCCGACCAGTTATTTATTTCAAACAAATACCTCATTCAGGTTGTTAAAAGAGCATCAGGTAAAACACCACATGAAATTATTGATGAGCATGTACTTAAAGAAGCCTATGTGCTGCTCGGAAATCCCGAAAAGACTATCTCAGAAATTTCTTATGAAATCGGATTTAATTCCATCTCAGCATTTGGTCGTTTTTTCAAAAAATACGCTACTTTATCGCCATCAGAGTACCGAAAGCGACAAAATATGTAG
- a CDS encoding GNAT family N-acetyltransferase — MYNTLLFKKYLPEDFDAFHDLVKSDDVMKYITGKGLPKEQARKKFDSILEINQDPDLGYFKVIEADTLKLLGDCKLVNYKKDPSVFEIGYLLRKEHWGKGLGTQICESMLALATTLNPDKDVIGIIDPDNTASKRLLNKFGFKSFFVGLEDALATEKLILKRTVSE, encoded by the coding sequence ATGTATAATACACTTCTATTCAAAAAATATCTCCCGGAAGATTTTGACGCTTTCCACGACTTGGTTAAATCGGATGATGTCATGAAATACATTACCGGTAAAGGATTGCCCAAAGAACAGGCCCGGAAAAAATTCGATTCGATTCTAGAAATCAACCAGGATCCTGATTTAGGTTATTTTAAAGTAATCGAAGCGGATACGCTAAAGCTTTTGGGCGACTGTAAGCTTGTTAATTACAAAAAAGATCCAAGTGTATTCGAAATTGGTTATTTGCTCCGCAAAGAACATTGGGGGAAGGGGCTGGGAACACAGATTTGCGAGTCGATGCTTGCCCTTGCCACAACATTAAATCCAGATAAAGATGTGATCGGTATTATTGATCCCGATAACACCGCATCGAAACGACTACTGAACAAGTTCGGATTCAAAAGTTTCTTCGTTGGGTTAGAGGATGCTTTAGCGACCGAGAAGCTTATCCTTAAACGAACAGTATCCGAATAA
- a CDS encoding 5-oxoprolinase — MATTTNLYQHLLEKFSYYSTDELIQLNNDTILGQGWGSSKATFRTALISTFSKRGLDLSNIISKEDGFTSVKQVPVRLEQNVLIPLQ; from the coding sequence ATGGCTACTACAACAAATCTTTACCAACATTTACTGGAAAAATTCAGTTATTACTCCACAGATGAACTGATCCAGCTCAACAACGACACCATTTTAGGACAAGGCTGGGGATCATCGAAAGCTACCTTCAGGACAGCTTTGATCAGTACGTTTTCAAAAAGGGGACTTGATCTTTCTAATATTATTTCCAAGGAAGACGGTTTCACCTCGGTGAAGCAGGTACCTGTACGCTTGGAACAGAATGTCCTGATTCCTTTACAGTAA
- a CDS encoding oleate hydratase — MKEITSKFDKVLNTSAEYGNVNHEPDSSKEQQRNTPKKSMPFSDQIGNYQRNKGIPPKSYKDSKIYIVGSGIAGMSAAYYFIRDGHVPAENITFLEQLHVEGGSLDGAGNATDGYIIRGGREMDMTYENLWDMFQDIPALEMPAPYSVLDEYRLINDNDSNYSKARLIHKLGEIKDFSKFGLGKMDQLAIIRLLLKNKEDLDDLTIEDYFSESFLSSNFWNFWRTMFAFENWHSLLELKLYMHRFLHAIDGLNDLSSLVFPKYNQYDTFVTPLRKVLQSKGVNIRFNVLVKDLDIQSNTDGKVVEALITKQDGKEVKIPIGKDDFVIMTTGSMTEDTFYGDNKNAPIIGIDNSSSGQSAGWKLWKNLAAKSAIFGKPEKFCSNIEKSAWESATLTCKPSALVEKLKAYAVNDPYSGKTVTGGIITITDSDWLMSFTCNRQPHFPGQPDDVLVLWVYALFMDKEGNYIKKPMPECTGDEILAELCHHLGIIDQLENVITNTIVRTAFMPYITSMFMPRAKGDRPRVVPEGCKNLGLVGQFVETNNDVVFTMESSVRTARIAVYELLNLNKQVPDINPLQYDIRHLLKAAKTLNDDKPFIGEGLLRKLFKGTYFEHILPLGSADEEEHESFLTEQISKFKDWLKGIKG, encoded by the coding sequence ATGAAAGAAATCACCTCAAAATTCGACAAAGTATTAAATACATCTGCTGAATATGGAAATGTAAATCATGAACCTGATTCAAGCAAAGAACAACAACGTAATACACCAAAGAAATCGATGCCTTTTTCTGATCAGATCGGTAATTATCAGCGCAATAAAGGCATTCCCCCAAAATCATATAAAGACAGTAAAATCTACATCGTCGGAAGTGGTATAGCAGGGATGTCTGCTGCTTATTATTTTATCCGCGATGGACATGTTCCTGCGGAGAACATCACATTTCTCGAACAGCTCCATGTGGAAGGTGGCTCGTTAGATGGGGCGGGTAATGCTACCGATGGTTATATCATCCGCGGTGGCAGGGAAATGGATATGACCTACGAAAATCTTTGGGATATGTTTCAGGATATCCCTGCATTGGAGATGCCTGCCCCTTACAGTGTGTTGGACGAGTACCGTTTGATCAATGATAATGATTCCAATTACTCGAAAGCCCGTCTCATTCATAAACTGGGCGAGATAAAAGACTTCAGCAAGTTTGGGCTGGGCAAAATGGATCAGCTGGCCATCATTCGATTGCTCCTTAAAAATAAAGAAGATCTAGATGACTTAACCATCGAAGACTACTTCAGCGAATCATTTTTATCCAGCAATTTCTGGAATTTCTGGCGTACCATGTTCGCTTTCGAAAACTGGCATAGTTTACTTGAGCTGAAATTGTACATGCACCGCTTTTTACATGCGATAGACGGATTGAATGATCTTTCATCACTTGTATTCCCAAAATACAACCAATACGACACTTTTGTGACCCCTTTGCGTAAAGTACTTCAAAGCAAAGGTGTAAACATTCGATTCAATGTATTGGTCAAAGATCTGGACATCCAAAGCAATACTGATGGAAAAGTTGTGGAGGCCCTAATTACAAAACAAGATGGCAAAGAAGTAAAAATTCCAATCGGGAAAGACGATTTCGTCATTATGACAACTGGATCAATGACAGAAGATACCTTCTACGGGGACAATAAAAACGCGCCGATTATCGGTATCGACAACAGCAGCAGCGGTCAAAGCGCGGGCTGGAAGCTCTGGAAAAACCTCGCCGCCAAGTCAGCCATATTTGGTAAACCCGAAAAGTTCTGCAGTAACATCGAAAAATCAGCATGGGAGTCTGCAACACTGACTTGTAAGCCTTCGGCTTTGGTTGAAAAACTCAAAGCATATGCGGTCAATGACCCCTATTCGGGTAAAACAGTTACTGGCGGTATCATCACCATTACCGATTCCGATTGGTTGATGAGTTTCACCTGTAATAGACAGCCACATTTCCCTGGACAACCGGATGATGTTCTTGTCTTATGGGTATATGCCTTATTTATGGATAAAGAAGGAAATTACATCAAAAAGCCCATGCCCGAATGTACCGGAGATGAAATTCTAGCCGAGTTATGCCACCATCTAGGCATCATTGATCAACTGGAGAATGTTATCACAAATACCATTGTACGTACGGCGTTTATGCCTTACATTACGTCTATGTTTATGCCTAGAGCAAAGGGTGACCGTCCAAGAGTTGTCCCTGAGGGCTGCAAAAATCTTGGCTTGGTCGGTCAGTTTGTCGAAACTAATAACGATGTGGTTTTTACCATGGAAAGCTCAGTACGCACAGCTCGGATTGCCGTATATGAACTTTTAAACTTAAATAAACAGGTTCCAGATATCAATCCCCTTCAATACGACATCCGTCATCTCTTAAAAGCAGCCAAAACGTTAAATGACGACAAACCGTTTATAGGAGAAGGTTTACTGCGTAAACTATTTAAAGGAACTTACTTTGAACATATCCTGCCACTTGGTTCCGCGGACGAGGAAGAGCATGAATCCTTTCTCACAGAGCAGATCAGCAAATTCAAAGATTGGTTAAAGGGAATCAAAGGATAA